From a region of the Teredinibacter turnerae genome:
- the hflD gene encoding high frequency lysogenization protein HflD, with the protein MQKSWRNIAIALAGMTQCARQVEELAKTGYLKTEVFETAVKSLINTDPSSAEDVFGGLEAVQPGLSTLKDILEDHRSPGNADILRYVLGAVVLQKRLARRKDVLYIIGNRLEKVSQQVEHFGCSHDNVVSNIADIYTDTISKFPYRIQVTGEFNYLQQERVAAQIRSLLFAAIRAATLWRQAGGTRWHMLFYRSKMLAATEQLLQRA; encoded by the coding sequence TTGCAAAAATCCTGGCGAAATATCGCAATTGCCCTAGCGGGCATGACCCAATGCGCCCGCCAAGTGGAGGAGTTGGCTAAAACCGGCTACCTGAAAACAGAAGTATTTGAAACCGCAGTTAAAAGCTTGATCAATACCGACCCGAGCTCCGCCGAAGACGTATTTGGTGGCCTGGAGGCCGTCCAGCCAGGACTGAGTACACTGAAAGACATTCTGGAAGACCACCGGTCACCCGGTAACGCGGATATCTTGCGCTATGTTTTGGGCGCGGTGGTACTGCAAAAACGCCTCGCACGCCGCAAAGACGTGCTCTACATTATTGGTAACCGCCTGGAGAAAGTGAGCCAGCAAGTCGAGCATTTTGGCTGTAGCCACGACAATGTGGTGTCCAACATCGCCGACATTTATACCGATACCATCAGTAAATTCCCTTATCGTATCCAGGTAACCGGGGAATTTAATTATTTGCAACAGGAACGCGTCGCCGCTCAAATTCGGTCCTTGCTGTTCGCAGCCATTCGCGCGGCTACCCTGTGGCGTCAGGCCGGTGGCACCCGCTGGCATATGCTGTTCTATCGCAGCAAAATGCTTGCGGCAACCGAGCAGTTGCTGCAGCGCGCTTAA
- the purB gene encoding adenylosuccinate lyase, whose amino-acid sequence MELSSLTAVSPIDGRYGSKTDTLREMFSEYGLIRSRVEVEVRWLQCLAAHPAINEIANLSAAANSLLDELVSNFSVADAQAIKDIERTTNHDVKAVEYFIKSKFKGNAELEAVSEFVHFACTSEDINNLSHGLMLKGGRDQVLLPEIDAIIASITTLAEKYAAVPMLSRTHGQTASPTTVGKELANVAYRMQRQRSQIASVPLLGKINGAVGNYNAHLSAYPEVDWQSNAANFVESLGLQWNPYTTQIEPHDYMAELFDGIARFNTILLDFDRDVWGYISLGYFKQKAIAGEVGSSTMPHKVNPIDFENSEGNLGLANAMFGHLAAKLPVSRWQRDLTDSTVLRNMGVGFGYSMIAYASTLKGISKLEINAQALAADLDSSWEVMAEPIQTVMRRYAIEGAYEKLKELTRGQSINQQVMQDFVESLEIPADAKAHLKAMTPASYIGNAVAQAEAIKTTK is encoded by the coding sequence ATGGAACTTTCCTCCTTAACCGCCGTTTCCCCTATCGATGGCCGCTATGGCTCCAAAACCGACACACTGCGCGAGATGTTCAGTGAGTACGGGCTGATCCGCAGCCGTGTAGAGGTTGAAGTGCGCTGGCTGCAATGCCTCGCGGCGCACCCGGCAATCAACGAAATCGCCAATCTCAGCGCTGCGGCCAACAGCCTGCTGGACGAACTGGTCAGCAACTTCAGTGTGGCCGACGCACAAGCAATTAAAGATATTGAACGCACCACCAACCACGATGTTAAAGCGGTGGAATATTTCATTAAGAGCAAGTTCAAGGGCAATGCAGAGCTGGAAGCCGTATCTGAGTTTGTCCACTTTGCGTGCACCTCTGAGGACATCAATAATCTGTCCCATGGGTTGATGCTAAAAGGCGGCCGCGATCAAGTGCTGTTGCCAGAAATAGACGCGATTATCGCCAGCATCACCACCCTTGCCGAAAAATACGCTGCAGTGCCCATGCTTTCGCGCACCCACGGGCAAACCGCATCACCCACCACCGTCGGTAAAGAGCTGGCAAATGTGGCCTATCGTATGCAGCGCCAGCGCAGTCAGATCGCCAGCGTCCCTCTGCTCGGCAAAATCAACGGCGCCGTAGGTAACTACAATGCACATTTGTCGGCTTACCCGGAGGTTGATTGGCAGAGCAATGCGGCAAACTTTGTCGAAAGCCTCGGCTTGCAGTGGAACCCGTACACCACCCAAATCGAACCACACGACTATATGGCAGAGCTGTTCGATGGTATCGCGCGCTTTAATACGATATTGCTCGACTTCGACCGCGACGTATGGGGCTATATTTCGCTGGGTTACTTCAAGCAGAAAGCCATTGCCGGCGAAGTGGGTTCCTCCACCATGCCGCATAAAGTTAACCCTATCGACTTTGAAAACTCCGAGGGTAATCTGGGCCTCGCCAACGCCATGTTTGGTCATCTGGCGGCAAAACTTCCAGTTTCCCGTTGGCAGCGCGACCTGACCGACTCGACGGTACTGCGCAATATGGGCGTTGGTTTCGGCTACAGCATGATCGCCTACGCCTCCACGTTGAAAGGTATCAGCAAGCTGGAAATTAACGCGCAAGCCTTGGCAGCAGACCTGGATAGCAGCTGGGAAGTCATGGCTGAGCCGATTCAAACCGTGATGCGCCGCTACGCGATAGAAGGCGCATACGAAAAACTGAAAGAACTCACTCGCGGCCAGAGTATTAACCAGCAAGTCATGCAGGATTTTGTCGAGTCGCTGGAAATTCCAGCCGACGCTAAGGCGCATTTAAAAGCGATGACACCGGCCTCCTACATCGGCAATGCCGTGGCACAGGCAGAAGCTATCAAAACCACCAAGTAG
- a CDS encoding cupin domain-containing protein — translation MADPSSLLPRLQQLGTISIEQFLNEYWQKKPLLIRQAFPDFQAPVSADELAGLALEDDVVSRLVVQRDETDWQVEHGPLPEERFAQLPESHWTLLVQHADALDPAINALLDAFRFIPNWRLDDIMISYAADKGGVGPHFDYYDVFLLQAQGKRRWRIGQRCSHESPLLPAADMKILQDFDTVEDWIVEPGDLLYIPPNIAHWGEADGECMTYSIGFRAPSHAEVLLDFSEEMASFTNPDMRYTDPGLRQQALAGEMSQQSIEQVQAIIHQYSTDKGALAGWFGEYMTRPNPAADAHFQTFDEEFDRNLMEAGQARLSRFARCAFFEEQAGCLVFINGTKWHCSRKLAVMLSNYEPIQWDSLDTLDRTVVVQIADAGFLISSEDDE, via the coding sequence ATGGCTGACCCCTCCTCCCTGTTGCCCCGCTTGCAGCAACTTGGCACTATTAGCATTGAACAGTTCTTAAACGAGTACTGGCAGAAGAAGCCGCTGTTAATACGCCAGGCCTTTCCGGACTTCCAGGCCCCTGTCAGCGCAGATGAGCTGGCGGGCCTTGCGCTTGAAGACGATGTTGTTTCACGCCTGGTGGTTCAACGCGATGAAACCGACTGGCAAGTCGAGCATGGCCCGCTGCCCGAGGAGCGTTTCGCGCAGCTACCGGAATCCCACTGGACACTATTGGTACAACACGCAGATGCCCTGGACCCGGCAATCAACGCATTGCTCGATGCGTTTCGGTTTATCCCCAACTGGCGGCTGGACGACATTATGATCAGTTACGCCGCCGACAAGGGCGGCGTCGGCCCACATTTCGATTACTACGATGTATTTCTGTTGCAGGCGCAAGGCAAGCGCCGCTGGCGGATTGGCCAACGCTGCTCCCACGAAAGCCCCTTGTTGCCAGCGGCGGATATGAAAATTTTGCAAGACTTTGACACTGTTGAAGACTGGATTGTGGAGCCCGGCGACCTGCTGTATATACCGCCCAACATCGCCCATTGGGGCGAAGCCGACGGCGAGTGCATGACTTACTCGATCGGTTTTAGAGCGCCGAGCCATGCCGAAGTGCTACTGGATTTTTCAGAGGAAATGGCGTCGTTCACTAACCCGGATATGCGCTACACGGACCCAGGCTTACGCCAGCAGGCGCTTGCCGGTGAAATGTCGCAGCAGAGCATCGAGCAGGTACAGGCCATCATCCACCAGTACAGCACCGACAAGGGCGCGCTCGCAGGTTGGTTCGGTGAATACATGACGCGGCCTAACCCGGCTGCAGACGCGCATTTCCAAACCTTTGACGAGGAATTCGACCGCAACTTAATGGAAGCTGGCCAGGCTCGCTTATCGCGCTTCGCTCGCTGCGCATTTTTTGAAGAACAAGCCGGTTGCTTGGTATTTATCAACGGCACCAAATGGCACTGCAGCCGCAAACTCGCAGTCATGCTTAGCAATTACGAGCCCATCCAATGGGATTCTCTCGATACTCTGGACCGAACTGTCGTTGTGCAAATTGCCGACGCCGGATTTTTGATAAGCAGCGAAGATGATGAATAA
- a CDS encoding GNAT family N-acetyltransferase — protein MMNKPDYTVREAFWNTDAQRLSAIRREVFIDEQQVPEELELDEKDGDGKTRHFLIENEHEAIGCARLLPAGQIGRMAVRKPYRRGGYGSQLLRFIVRQALEEYGIAPFLHSQVSAISFYASLGFEAEGPKFDDAGIPHRTMRLPDTADALAAVYKDGVHRLRDAKHYTHHVANLARTASRTLDILCANLTPAVWANEEVLEGVSALARRSANSQIRLLIADSKPLQGASHPLVRLVQRLPSTLQIKVINAEVSAPDHAYAIADRQRIAFLNDEASYNGFVNYRAPAECRHQLDEFDRFWNYNSSSDPNLMTIFI, from the coding sequence ATGATGAATAAACCAGACTACACTGTGCGCGAAGCATTCTGGAATACGGACGCGCAACGGTTATCGGCTATTCGCCGGGAAGTTTTTATTGATGAGCAGCAGGTACCAGAAGAACTTGAGCTTGACGAAAAAGATGGTGACGGCAAAACGCGCCATTTTTTGATCGAAAATGAACACGAAGCCATAGGTTGCGCGCGACTATTACCGGCTGGCCAAATTGGTCGAATGGCCGTTCGAAAGCCGTACCGCCGAGGCGGTTATGGCTCTCAGCTGTTGCGCTTTATCGTCCGCCAGGCGCTGGAAGAATATGGAATTGCACCTTTTTTACACTCCCAGGTGAGCGCCATTTCGTTTTACGCGTCGCTTGGTTTCGAAGCTGAAGGTCCGAAATTCGACGACGCTGGGATTCCGCACCGAACTATGCGTCTCCCCGATACTGCCGACGCTTTGGCGGCTGTGTATAAGGATGGCGTCCATCGGTTGCGTGACGCCAAGCACTACACGCATCACGTTGCTAACCTTGCTCGCACGGCGAGTCGCACCCTGGATATTCTGTGCGCAAATCTCACGCCAGCCGTGTGGGCAAATGAGGAGGTCCTAGAGGGGGTTTCCGCACTCGCGCGGCGCAGCGCTAACTCACAAATTCGTCTCTTGATTGCAGATAGCAAACCACTGCAGGGCGCAAGCCACCCCTTGGTGCGGCTGGTTCAACGATTGCCGAGCACGTTGCAGATTAAGGTGATCAATGCCGAAGTTTCAGCGCCTGATCACGCCTACGCCATCGCAGATCGACAGCGTATCGCGTTCCTGAATGATGAGGCGAGCTACAACGGCTTCGTGAACTACCGCGCGCCTGCGGAGTGCCGACATCAACTGGACGAATTCGACAGGTTTTGGAACTACAACAGCAGCAGCGACCCCAATTTGATGACAATTTTTATCTAG
- a CDS encoding Rieske (2Fe-2S) protein: MFYPLEKLAKLHDGYQKAFVLESHSLLLLQMDGQRYLIENRCPHMDVPLTTAEQLPAGGLRCRAHGIAFDLPSGKAQGPLANQLDCLKQFPLAYDGDTLGVEL; the protein is encoded by the coding sequence ATGTTTTATCCACTGGAAAAGCTTGCAAAGCTGCACGACGGTTATCAGAAGGCGTTTGTGCTGGAGAGTCACAGCTTGTTGCTTTTACAGATGGATGGGCAGCGGTATCTCATTGAGAACCGCTGTCCGCATATGGACGTTCCATTGACCACCGCCGAACAGCTACCTGCCGGCGGTTTGCGTTGCCGCGCTCACGGCATCGCTTTCGATTTGCCCTCTGGCAAAGCACAAGGTCCACTCGCTAATCAGCTGGATTGCTTGAAGCAGTTTCCACTTGCCTATGATGGCGATACGTTGGGTGTTGAGCTGTAA
- the thrH gene encoding bifunctional phosphoserine phosphatase/homoserine phosphotransferase ThrH yields MELACLDLEGVLIPEIWIAFAEKTGIDALKATTRDIPDYDELMTMRLQELDKAGLGLNEIQDVISTLNPLPGAAEFLDWLRARFQVVILSDTFYEFAGPLMAQLGYPTLLCHKLTVDSTGKVVDYNLRQANPKRQAICAFKSIYYRTIAAGDSYNDTTMLAEADAGILFSAPQNVIDEFPQFPAVHTYDDLKQAFINASIRDLEL; encoded by the coding sequence GTGGAACTAGCGTGTCTTGACCTTGAGGGAGTCCTTATCCCTGAAATCTGGATTGCCTTTGCTGAGAAGACCGGCATCGACGCTCTTAAAGCGACCACCCGCGATATCCCTGACTACGATGAACTGATGACCATGCGGCTACAGGAGTTAGATAAAGCGGGGCTGGGCCTGAACGAAATTCAGGACGTGATCTCCACTCTCAACCCGTTGCCGGGTGCCGCAGAATTTCTCGATTGGTTGCGCGCACGCTTTCAGGTGGTGATTCTGTCAGACACTTTCTACGAGTTCGCGGGTCCGCTCATGGCGCAACTGGGTTACCCCACGTTGCTATGCCATAAGTTAACTGTCGATAGCACCGGTAAGGTCGTCGATTATAACTTGCGACAGGCCAACCCCAAGCGCCAGGCGATTTGTGCGTTTAAGAGTATCTACTACCGCACCATTGCGGCTGGCGACTCCTACAACGACACAACGATGCTGGCAGAAGCCGATGCGGGTATTCTGTTTAGTGCGCCGCAAAACGTGATTGACGAATTCCCTCAATTCCCAGCGGTGCACACGTATGACGATCTCAAGCAGGCGTTTATCAACGCCAGTATTCGGGATTTGGAGTTATAA
- a CDS encoding phosphoadenylyl-sulfate reductase, whose translation MNDTINLVDLDSNLQAASPQEILAHALAEHDNIAISFSGAEDVVLVDMASRIKPGVQVFCLDTGRLHAATYEFIDKVRQHYEVDLQILFPDATAVQQLVNEKGLFSFYQDTHKECCAIRKVGPLRKKLLTLDAWITGQRKDQSPGTRANIPVVQHDRAFSRPEEVLVKYNPLVNWTSAQVWDYIRSNNVPYNKLHDQGFISIGCEPCTRPTGPGQHEREGRWWWEEETKKECGLHR comes from the coding sequence ATGAACGACACCATTAATCTCGTAGACTTGGACAGCAACCTGCAAGCCGCATCGCCACAGGAAATCCTGGCGCACGCACTGGCAGAACACGACAATATCGCCATTTCGTTTAGCGGTGCAGAAGACGTCGTACTTGTCGACATGGCCAGCCGTATAAAACCGGGCGTACAGGTATTCTGTTTGGATACAGGCCGCTTGCATGCCGCAACCTATGAGTTTATCGACAAAGTACGTCAGCACTATGAGGTTGATCTACAAATCTTGTTTCCCGACGCCACCGCCGTTCAACAACTCGTGAACGAAAAAGGGTTGTTCAGCTTCTATCAGGACACACATAAAGAGTGTTGCGCTATTCGCAAAGTTGGACCACTGCGTAAAAAGCTACTAACCCTGGATGCCTGGATTACTGGGCAACGCAAGGACCAGAGCCCAGGCACGCGGGCGAACATTCCGGTTGTGCAGCATGATCGCGCTTTCTCCCGCCCTGAAGAAGTGCTTGTCAAATATAATCCCCTGGTAAACTGGACGTCAGCCCAAGTGTGGGACTACATCCGCAGCAATAACGTGCCCTACAACAAGTTGCACGACCAGGGCTTTATTTCCATCGGATGCGAACCGTGCACCCGGCCCACGGGCCCTGGCCAACACGAGCGCGAGGGTCGCTGGTGGTGGGAAGAAGAAACCAAGAAAGAGTGCGGCCTGCACCGCTAA